One window from the genome of Nicotiana tomentosiformis chromosome 5, ASM39032v3, whole genome shotgun sequence encodes:
- the LOC104095043 gene encoding protein DETOXIFICATION 27-like, with the protein MSSNGKIEENKVPLLDYAASNIHKSYILEQNQNEQSFSKRFWIETKKLWHIVGPAIFSRIVSYSMFVITQAFAGHLGDLELAAMSIASNVVLGFDFGLMLGMASALETLCGQAFGAKKYYMLGVYLQRSWIVLFLCCIIMMPLFLFATPVLKFLGQPEDIAELSGLVVLAFIPLHFSFAFQFPLQRFLQSQLKNNVIAWANFVAFIFHVLISWLIVYKFHLGIIGTTLTLNISWWLVMLMLFGYTVFGGCPLSWTGFSMEAFSGLWDFFKLSVSSGIMLCLENWYYRVLIVMTGNLQNAKIAVDALSICMNINGWELMIPLGFFAGTGVRVANELGAGNGKGAKFATAVAVTQSIVIGLFFWILIIFFHNELALIFSTSQPVLEAVHKLSILLAFTVLLNSVQPILSGVAVGSGWQAYVAYINLGCYYLLGVPLGFIMGWGFHYGVMGIWAGMIFGGTAVQTLILAIITIRCDWNKEAEKASTHVKKWEDVGHLTS; encoded by the exons ATGTCTAGCAATGGAAAAATAGAGGAAAATAAGGTACCCTTATTAGATTATGCTGCTTCTAATATCCACAAGAGTTATATACTAGAACAAAACCAAAATGAACAAAGCTTTTCAAAAAGATTTTGGATTGAAACAAAGAAGCTATGGCATATAGTTGGCCCTGCCATTTTTAGTAGAATAGTTTCTTACTCCATGTTTGTCATCACTCAAGCTTTTGCTGGTCATCTTGGTGAtcttgaacttgctgctatgtcCATTGCTAGTAATGTTGTTCTTGGCTTCGATTTCGGTCTCATG CTAGGAATGGCAAGTGCATTGGAAACATTATGTGGACAAGCATTTGGTGCAAAAAAATACTACATGTTAGGAGTATATTTGCAACGTTCTTGGATAGTACTCTTCTTATGTTGTATTATAATGATGCCTTTATTTCTCTTCGCAACGCCAGTTTTGAAATTTCTTGGGCAACCAGAAGATATAGCTGAGCTCTCTGGACTTGTAGTTTTGGCCTTTATTCCACTCCACTTTAGCTTTGCATTTCAATTTCCACTGCAGAGGTTTTTACAAAGCCAATTGAAGAATAATGTGATAGCTTGGGCAAATTTTGTGGCATTCATTTTTCATGTGTTGATAAGTTGGCTGATTGTGTACAAGTTTCATTTGGGTATTATTGGGACAACACTTACTTTGAATATCTCTTGGTGGTTGGTTATGTTGATGTTGTTCGGTTATACTGTTTTTGGTGGCTGTCCTCTTTCTTGGACTGGTTTTAGTATGGAAGCTTTCTCTGGTCTTTGGGATTTTTTCAAGCTCTCTGTCTCTTCTGGAATCATGCTCTG CTTGGAGAACTGGTATTACAGGGTGCTAATTGTGATGACTGGTAATTTGCAAAATGCTAAAATTGCTGTGGACGCATTATCCATTTG CATGAATATCAATGGTTGGGAACTGATGATTCCTCTTGGATTCTTTGCTGGAACTGG AGTAAGGGTAGCAAATGAGTTGGGAGCTGGAAATGGAAAAGGAGCCAAGTTTGCAACAGCAGTAGCAGTTACACAATCAATAGTGATTGGTTTATTTTTCTggattttgatcatatttttccACAATGAACTTGCTCTTATTTTCTCCACTAGCCAACCTGTCCTTGAAGCTGTTCATAAACTCTCTATCCTCTTAGCCTTCACTGTTCTCCTCAACAGCGTTCAGCCCATTCTCTCGG GGGTTGCTGTTGGATCTGGATGGCAAGCATATGTTGCATATATAAATCTGGGTTGCTATTATTTACTTGGAGTCCCTCTTGGTTTCATAATGGGATGGGGTTTCCACTATGGTGTCATG GGCATCTGGGCTGGAATGATCTTTGGTGGAACTGCAGTTCAGACTTTGATTTTGGCTATAATCACAATACGATGTGATTGGAATAAAGAG GCAGAGAAGGCCTCTACACATGTAAAGAAATGGGAAGACGTTGGTCACTTAACCTCGTAG